A stretch of Bombus huntii isolate Logan2020A chromosome 7, iyBomHunt1.1, whole genome shotgun sequence DNA encodes these proteins:
- the LOC126868060 gene encoding proton-coupled amino acid transporter-like protein pathetic isoform X1: MFLTEQSEGISNFSREFGINDREYRFTMGKCTKSEPTESPMQEFNSSTKIATVMIGEYNEKDELYNPFEHRDKKNTNSDFGALAHLLKSSLGTGILAMPNAVKNGGALFGGIGTIIIGIICAHCVHILVRSSHVLCKKTKTPQMTFAETAEAAFFNGPKTLRPFANASRILVNIALCATYLGGTCVYVVFISTSIKQVVDYHTGMDISLRMYILTLIPAVLLLGQIRNLKYLVPFSIMANLSMLVGFAITLYYIFSGTESPQNIKLIAPVEHLPIFFATVLFAIEGIGVVMPVENSMRNPQHFLGCPSVLNITMTIVVALYATLGVFGYLKYGEAVDATITLNIPITEIPGQMVKLLIALAVLFTYGLQFTVPIDIIWRLMKEKFSHKYERISETAIRMFIALFTIAVACLVPKLEPFISLVGSVFFSILGIAIPATVETVSCWDGHLGKYNWRLWKNSVLLIFSLLALVSGSWISIIDIIKLYQ, encoded by the exons atgttctTGACAGAACAATCGGAAGGCATCAGCAATTTCTCAAGAGAATTCGGAATTAACGACCGAGAATACAG ATTCACCATGGGGAAATGTACAAAGTCAGAACCTACAGAAAGTCCTATGCAGGAATTTAATAGCAG TACGAAAATAGCTACTGTCATGATCGGAGAATACAATGAGAAGGACGAACTATACAATCCCTTTGAACACCGTGATAAGAAAAATACCAATTC AGACTTCGGTGCTCTAGCTCACCTATTAAAATCGTCTCTTGGCACCGGAATCCTTGCTATGCCAAATGCGGTTAAGAATGGCGGAGCGTTATTCGGTGGAATCGGTACTATAATAATCGGTATAATATGCGCGCATTGTGTCCACATACTGGTTCGTTCGTCCCACGTGCTATGCAAGAAAACGAAAACACCACAGATGACATTCGCCGAGACAGCGGAGGCTGCGTTTTTCAATGGACCAAAAACATTAAGGCCATTCGCGAACGCAAGTCGAATATTAGTAAATATTGCATTGTGTGCGACTTACTTGGGCGGTACGTGCGTCTATGTGGTATTCATATCGACCTCGATCAAACAG GTTGTGGACTACCACACCGGCATGGACATATCTCTTCGCATGTACATACTCACGTTGATTCCTGCGGTGTTGCTGCTGGGACAAATTCGAAATTTGAAGTATCTGGTACCATTCTCCATTATGGCCAACCTTTCCATGTTGGTCGGTTTTGCGATAACTCTGTATTACATCTTCAGTGGAACTGAATCACCACAGAACATAAAGTTGATAGCACCGGTCGAACACTTGCCTATATTTTTCGCTACTGTGTTATTCGCCATCGAGGGCATCGGAGTT GTGATGCCTGTTGAAAACAGCATGCGGAATCCGCAACATTTTCTTGGTTGCCCGAGTGTCCTGAATATAACGATGACTATAGTGGTAGCTTTATACGCTACACTGGGTGTATTCGGTTATTTGAAATACGGGGAAGCAGTTGACGCAACTATCACGCTGAACATACCAATAACAGAAAT CCCAGGACAGATGGTGAAACTACTTATCGCTCTAGCGGTTTTGTTTACCTACGGATTGCAATTTACCGTGCCAATCGATATAATATGGAGATTAATGAAAGAGAAATTCAGTCATAAATATGAAAGAATATCTGAAACAGCGATAAGAATGTTCATAGCTTTGTTTACAA TTGCTGTGGCATGTCTGGTTCCAAAACTCGAACCTTTTATTTCCCTAGTCGGTTCAGTATTTTTCTCCATCCTTGGCATCGCAATCCCAGCAACCGTGGAAACAGTTTCGTGCTGGGATGGCCACTTGGGTAAGTATAACTGGAGACTTTGGAAGAACAGtgtacttttaatattttctctcTTAGCGTTAGTATCCGGTTCATGGATCTCCATTATAGATATAATCAAATTGTATCAATAA
- the LOC126868060 gene encoding proton-coupled amino acid transporter-like protein pathetic isoform X2 has protein sequence MFLTEQSEGISNFSREFGINDREYRFTMGKCTKSEPTESPMQEFNSSTKIATVMIGEYNEKDELYNPFEHRDKKNTNSDFGALAHLLKSSLGTGILAMPNAVKNGGALFGGIGTIIIGIICAHCVHILVRSSHVLCKKTKTPQMTFAETAEAAFFNGPKTLRPFANASRILVNIALCATYLGGTCVYVVFISTSIKQVVDYHTGMDISLRMYILTLIPAVLLLGQIRNLKYLVPFSIMANLSMLVGFAITLYYIFSGTESPQNIKLIAPVEHLPIFFATVLFAIEGIGVVMPVENSMRNPQHFLGCPSVLNITMTIVVALYATLGVFGYLKYGEAVDATITLNIPITEIPGQMVKLLIALAVLFTYGLQFTVPIDIIWRLMKEKFSHKYERISETAIRMFIALFTTNFSATTIM, from the exons atgttctTGACAGAACAATCGGAAGGCATCAGCAATTTCTCAAGAGAATTCGGAATTAACGACCGAGAATACAG ATTCACCATGGGGAAATGTACAAAGTCAGAACCTACAGAAAGTCCTATGCAGGAATTTAATAGCAG TACGAAAATAGCTACTGTCATGATCGGAGAATACAATGAGAAGGACGAACTATACAATCCCTTTGAACACCGTGATAAGAAAAATACCAATTC AGACTTCGGTGCTCTAGCTCACCTATTAAAATCGTCTCTTGGCACCGGAATCCTTGCTATGCCAAATGCGGTTAAGAATGGCGGAGCGTTATTCGGTGGAATCGGTACTATAATAATCGGTATAATATGCGCGCATTGTGTCCACATACTGGTTCGTTCGTCCCACGTGCTATGCAAGAAAACGAAAACACCACAGATGACATTCGCCGAGACAGCGGAGGCTGCGTTTTTCAATGGACCAAAAACATTAAGGCCATTCGCGAACGCAAGTCGAATATTAGTAAATATTGCATTGTGTGCGACTTACTTGGGCGGTACGTGCGTCTATGTGGTATTCATATCGACCTCGATCAAACAG GTTGTGGACTACCACACCGGCATGGACATATCTCTTCGCATGTACATACTCACGTTGATTCCTGCGGTGTTGCTGCTGGGACAAATTCGAAATTTGAAGTATCTGGTACCATTCTCCATTATGGCCAACCTTTCCATGTTGGTCGGTTTTGCGATAACTCTGTATTACATCTTCAGTGGAACTGAATCACCACAGAACATAAAGTTGATAGCACCGGTCGAACACTTGCCTATATTTTTCGCTACTGTGTTATTCGCCATCGAGGGCATCGGAGTT GTGATGCCTGTTGAAAACAGCATGCGGAATCCGCAACATTTTCTTGGTTGCCCGAGTGTCCTGAATATAACGATGACTATAGTGGTAGCTTTATACGCTACACTGGGTGTATTCGGTTATTTGAAATACGGGGAAGCAGTTGACGCAACTATCACGCTGAACATACCAATAACAGAAAT CCCAGGACAGATGGTGAAACTACTTATCGCTCTAGCGGTTTTGTTTACCTACGGATTGCAATTTACCGTGCCAATCGATATAATATGGAGATTAATGAAAGAGAAATTCAGTCATAAATATGAAAGAATATCTGAAACAGCGATAAGAATGTTCATAGCTTTGTTTACAA ctAATTTTTCTGCGACGACTATTATGTAA